A genomic segment from Micromonospora echinaurantiaca encodes:
- a CDS encoding MCE family protein codes for MAAHRWRRPVAAATVLLTALAAAVVVARHEPPQRRLTAHFTRAVGVHPGSDVRVLGVRVGEVVAVTPRGRTVEVAMRYDPGVQIPSDAQAVIVPPSVVSDRYVQLTPAYAGGAPLADGAEIPLTRTAAPMEIDDIYRALDDFNRALGPDGANADGALSDLVATGRANLEGNGEQLRETLDGLSRALTTLADGRQDLFGSVANLQRFTTTLAESDQQVRAFQRQLADVAEQLSGERDELSAALRSLAVALADVTAFVKKNRQLLTADVAALADITGVLVRQQEAVIEILDVAPLALNNLALAYNPRSGTLDTRDNATGPYDPAGFACSLIVDQLPAKQVPATCHALAQTLHARGLPMTDQLRKLLKLPPGAPTAGPVPPGEPPSTQPGGPALDLAPGGPVDTLDRTLGGILRGPA; via the coding sequence ATGGCCGCCCACCGCTGGCGCCGGCCGGTCGCCGCCGCCACCGTCCTGCTCACCGCGCTGGCCGCCGCCGTGGTGGTCGCCCGGCACGAGCCGCCCCAGCGGCGGCTGACCGCCCACTTCACCCGGGCGGTCGGCGTACACCCCGGCTCCGACGTGCGGGTCCTCGGCGTCCGGGTCGGCGAGGTGGTGGCGGTGACCCCGCGCGGGCGCACCGTCGAGGTCGCCATGCGCTACGACCCGGGCGTGCAGATCCCGTCCGACGCGCAGGCGGTGATCGTCCCGCCCAGCGTGGTCAGCGACCGGTACGTCCAACTCACCCCCGCGTACGCCGGCGGCGCCCCGCTCGCCGACGGCGCCGAGATCCCGCTGACCCGCACCGCGGCGCCGATGGAGATCGACGACATCTACCGGGCGCTGGACGACTTCAACCGGGCGCTCGGCCCGGATGGCGCGAACGCCGACGGCGCGCTGTCCGACCTCGTCGCCACCGGCCGGGCCAACCTGGAGGGCAACGGCGAGCAGCTGCGGGAGACCCTCGACGGGCTGTCCCGGGCGTTGACCACGCTCGCCGACGGCCGGCAGGACCTGTTCGGCTCGGTGGCCAACCTGCAACGGTTCACCACCACCCTGGCCGAGAGCGACCAGCAGGTGCGCGCCTTCCAGCGGCAGCTGGCCGACGTGGCCGAACAGCTCTCCGGCGAACGCGACGAACTCTCCGCCGCGCTGCGCAGCCTGGCCGTCGCGCTGGCCGACGTCACCGCCTTCGTGAAGAAGAACCGCCAGCTGCTCACCGCCGACGTCGCCGCGCTCGCCGACATCACCGGGGTGCTGGTCCGCCAGCAGGAGGCGGTCATCGAGATCCTCGACGTGGCGCCGCTGGCACTGAACAACCTCGCGTTGGCGTACAACCCCCGGTCGGGCACCCTGGACACCCGCGACAACGCCACCGGCCCGTACGACCCGGCCGGCTTCGCCTGCTCGCTGATCGTCGACCAGCTGCCCGCGAAACAGGTCCCGGCCACCTGCCACGCGCTCGCGCAGACGCTGCACGCGCGCGGGCTGCCGATGACCGATCAGCTGCGCAAGCTGCTCAAGCTGCCGCCCGGCGCCCCGACGGCCGGCCCGGTCCCGCCGGGCGAACCTCCATCCACCCAGCCCGGTGGGCCGGCCCTCGACCTGGCGCCGGGCGGCCCCGTCGACACCCTGGACCGTACCCTCGGCGGCATCCTGCGAGGCCCGGCATGA
- a CDS encoding MCE family protein gives MTARARRLLAAALAVALLPAGCGLPELTDLPLPGGAPAGPGYRVTAEFTDVLDLVPQAAVKVDDVTVGSVEKISLAGWTARVILRIDREVQLPANATAAVRQSSLLGEKYVTVTAPTTEPRRGRLADGDVIPLARTTRGAEVEEVLAALGLLLNGGGLAQLRTIDQELGRALDGREPAIRDALHRLDEFVGGLERQKADIVRAVEALDRLTGRLARQRQVVGEAVDALAPGMTTLARQRAQLTSALTALGELGRVGTRVVNRSRDDTLASLRSLKPILEQLVRAGDDLPKSLDFMLSYPFPPNVTGAIVGDFVNLSITADLDAASILANLVAAAPAPAGSATGGRTPGAAPPPTAGGSRPGARPDGSLPDLPLLKCLPDLTKFPTTWTPPKECQLPEGCQLLKPGSKVPVGGLILPKGIVPPGTAFPAGTELPAGTILSADCILPVTGAITGTVGGLTDILGGGLLP, from the coding sequence ATGACCGCCCGGGCGCGCCGGCTGCTGGCCGCGGCCCTGGCCGTGGCGCTGCTGCCCGCCGGCTGCGGCCTGCCGGAGCTGACCGACCTGCCGCTGCCCGGCGGCGCGCCGGCCGGCCCCGGGTACCGGGTCACCGCCGAGTTCACCGACGTGCTCGACCTGGTGCCGCAGGCGGCCGTCAAGGTCGACGACGTCACGGTGGGCAGCGTCGAGAAGATCTCCCTCGCCGGCTGGACCGCCCGGGTCATCCTGCGGATCGACCGCGAGGTCCAGCTGCCCGCCAACGCCACCGCGGCGGTCCGGCAGAGCAGCCTGCTCGGCGAGAAGTACGTGACGGTCACCGCCCCGACCACCGAGCCGCGCCGCGGCCGGCTCGCCGACGGCGACGTCATCCCGCTGGCCCGCACCACGCGCGGCGCCGAGGTGGAGGAGGTGCTCGCCGCGCTGGGGCTGCTGCTCAACGGCGGCGGCCTGGCCCAGCTGCGCACCATCGACCAGGAACTCGGCCGGGCGCTCGACGGCCGCGAACCCGCGATCCGCGACGCGTTGCACCGGCTCGACGAGTTCGTCGGCGGGCTGGAACGGCAGAAGGCGGACATCGTCCGGGCGGTCGAGGCGCTGGACCGGCTGACCGGCCGGCTCGCCCGGCAGCGGCAGGTCGTCGGCGAGGCCGTCGACGCGCTTGCCCCCGGGATGACCACGCTGGCCCGCCAGCGCGCCCAGCTGACCAGCGCGCTGACCGCCCTCGGCGAACTCGGGCGGGTCGGCACCCGGGTGGTCAACCGCAGCCGCGACGACACCCTGGCCAGCCTGCGGTCGCTGAAACCGATCCTCGAACAGCTGGTCCGTGCCGGGGACGACCTGCCGAAGTCACTGGACTTCATGCTGTCGTACCCGTTCCCGCCGAACGTGACCGGCGCGATCGTCGGCGACTTCGTCAACCTTTCCATCACCGCCGACCTGGACGCCGCCTCGATCCTGGCCAACCTGGTCGCCGCCGCCCCAGCGCCCGCCGGGTCGGCCACCGGCGGGCGGACGCCCGGCGCCGCACCCCCGCCCACGGCCGGCGGGTCCCGCCCGGGAGCCCGCCCCGACGGCTCCCTGCCGGACCTGCCGCTGCTGAAGTGCCTGCCGGACCTGACCAAGTTCCCGACGACCTGGACGCCGCCGAAGGAGTGCCAGCTGCCGGAGGGCTGCCAGCTGCTCAAGCCCGGCTCCAAGGTGCCCGTCGGCGGGCTGATCCTGCCCAAGGGGATCGTGCCGCCCGGCACCGCCTTCCCCGCCGGCACGGAACTGCCCGCCGGCACGATCCTCTCCGCCGACTGCATCCTGCCGGTGACCGGCGCGATAACCGGCACGGTCGGCGGCCTGACCGACATCCTCGGAGGCGGGCTGCTGCCATGA
- a CDS encoding MCE family protein, translating to MIGRTVKLQVIAFVLVSLLGVGYVGVRYVGLGDRLLGGGYVVHVDLARAGGLFANAPVTYRGVPVGRVTAVNLHGDGVRADLRIDRDVRVPAELRAVVAHRSAVGEQYLDLRPDRDDGPYLRDGSVIPADRTGVPLAPEVLLSNLDALVRSVGPEDLAVLITELGTAFQGNEAALARILDAGDALLTDATAALPETLALIHDGRTVLTTQAESAEALRRWARGLAELAATVREADPDLRRVLAAGPPAATETIALLRGLEPTIGTLLGNLVTVNGIAARRLPGIEQLLVAYPIAVAGGFTVTPGDGTAHLGLVLNVNNPPSCVYRGGSRQCGQQDRAAGAGVRGAPNAPRPGGADPAPATGTPPAATTGMVGYDPATGLVLGSDGRPLQFGGTGGQYRTAGDQSWKQLLLAGVTP from the coding sequence ATGATCGGACGGACCGTGAAACTCCAGGTCATCGCCTTCGTACTGGTGAGCCTGCTCGGCGTCGGCTACGTCGGGGTGCGCTACGTCGGCCTCGGCGACCGGCTGCTCGGCGGCGGGTACGTGGTGCACGTCGACCTCGCCCGCGCCGGCGGCCTGTTCGCCAACGCCCCGGTCACCTACCGCGGGGTGCCCGTCGGCCGGGTCACCGCGGTCAATCTGCACGGCGACGGCGTCCGCGCCGACCTGCGGATCGACCGGGACGTCCGGGTGCCCGCCGAGCTGCGCGCGGTGGTGGCGCACCGCTCCGCCGTCGGCGAGCAGTACCTCGACCTGCGGCCGGACCGCGACGACGGCCCGTACCTGCGCGACGGGTCGGTGATCCCCGCCGACCGCACCGGCGTCCCGCTCGCCCCCGAGGTGCTGCTGTCCAACCTGGACGCGCTGGTCCGCTCGGTCGGCCCGGAGGACCTGGCAGTGCTGATCACCGAGCTGGGCACCGCGTTCCAGGGCAACGAGGCCGCGCTCGCCCGGATCCTCGACGCGGGGGACGCGCTGCTCACCGACGCGACAGCGGCCCTGCCCGAGACCCTCGCCCTGATCCACGACGGGCGCACCGTGCTGACCACCCAGGCCGAGTCGGCGGAGGCGTTGCGGCGCTGGGCGCGCGGCCTGGCCGAGCTGGCCGCCACCGTTCGGGAAGCGGACCCCGACCTGCGGCGCGTCCTGGCCGCCGGCCCGCCCGCCGCGACCGAGACGATCGCGCTGCTGCGCGGCCTGGAGCCGACCATCGGCACCCTGCTCGGCAACCTGGTGACCGTCAACGGCATCGCCGCCCGGCGGCTGCCCGGCATCGAGCAGTTGCTCGTGGCGTACCCGATCGCGGTCGCCGGCGGCTTCACCGTCACCCCGGGCGACGGCACCGCCCACCTCGGCCTGGTGCTCAACGTCAACAACCCGCCGTCCTGCGTGTACCGGGGCGGCAGCCGGCAGTGCGGCCAGCAGGACCGGGCGGCCGGCGCCGGGGTGCGCGGCGCCCCGAACGCGCCCCGCCCGGGCGGGGCCGACCCGGCGCCCGCCACCGGCACCCCGCCCGCCGCTACGACCGGGATGGTCGGCTACGACCCGGCGACCGGGTTGGTGCTCGGCTCCGACGGGCGACCGTTGCAGTTCGGCGGGACCGGCGGCCAGTACCGGACGGCCGGTGACCAGTCGTGGAAGCAGTTGCTGCTCGCCGGGGTGACCCCGTGA
- the eccCb gene encoding type VII secretion protein EccCb, with translation MGERRALLIANDRYIDESLTDLYAPREEARDLLSLLADADVGAFDQTMLLENESKSSIERAIESMLRAAGPEDLVLLYFSGHGVRSSKRGRLYLAVANTEVDHLSSTAVSASFVRELLDESDAASSVILLDCCYSGAFEGHGLKTTDDLAIDGELRTGYGRYVITATNSVERADDGRPASETTSRLRSAFTETIIQGLSTGAADITGQGRITPDDLWRYVRLELPKRTSSQSPCQFGQASDEVHIALSREGHHRQRRRRDQREPRLGDLLGPLEPGGDVKLCATDWRRRGLLKVPIGQAQRIDQPAGELVWLDLAAAEGHLLLVGRTGTGKTTLLCSLIAGLALTHSDREVAFYCLESGGNLLGPMRRLPHVRAVVGDDEVGAVRALLDLLEQEVLDRKQLFRRHELESPASLRAWRAGVEANPYPDVFLVVDRWQDFATLLPDFAPRVVDLANKGLGYGLHVVVLERSWRVIPEELLELPQARIETRLSQPHESRVNPDQAARLPMNVPGWALYGRRTFRVALPDLTVSGTDPETEIETEGRPTGGARAMVSVIAEAWGMPRVDAGRIDARPDTTRALDEPLAVLGIPDYAALWSFAGHRTPLGPDYLRVPIGVDDGGAPVLLDLKESAQDGMGPHGLLVGATGSGKSELLRTIVVALAARHSSADLNLVLIDFKGGATFSSLEGLPHTSAVITNLADQLPLVERTREALAGELVRRQELLRTAGNYVSRLDYERARDAGAPLAPLPSLLIICDEFSELLAAQPDFIDLFVMIGRLGRSLGVHLLLATQRLEEGRLRGLDTHLSYRIGLRTFSAFESRTVLGVPDAYELPNAPGHGYLKTGAAMTRFRATYVSGPPALTGVDAGATVPPELAGRSLLHVVVHQLRDGGPPAHQIWLPPLAEPPTLDELLPLTRKPARGLTSTVGAGSLTAPVGLVDRPYEQRRDPLLVDLAGAGGNVAVVGASLSGKSTMLRSLIASLALTHTPREVQFFCLDFGGGALRSLAALPHVSGVAGRRDTEAVRRTVAEVLALLDGREARFAEQGVESMASYRQRRAAGEFPDDPFGDVFLVVDGWNILRLEYAELEETVTLLAQRGLQYGVHVVLTAIRWSELRLSMRDLLGTKLELRLGDPSESEFNRRIAANVPEAAPGRGLTRDRLHFLTALSRLDGKHSVDDLAEATATLADQVAEAWPGRSAPPVRMLPRRLTRAELNEVSDPSAAGLPIGVDEASLAPVYLDLDSDPHLTVFGDAECGKSNLLRLVAQQLVARRTPAEARLVVADYRRSLLGAVPAEHLLEYAPSNQGFAQALASIREAMTNRLPGPDVTTEQLRTRSWWRGPELFILVDDYDLVASAGNNPLSVLHDLLPQARDIGLHLILARRVGGLARALYEPVLQRLRELDSPGLLMSGHREEGQVLGNLRPQPMPPGRGTLVRRRDGARLIQTALAES, from the coding sequence GTGGGAGAGCGCCGCGCCCTGCTGATCGCCAACGACCGCTACATCGACGAGTCGTTGACGGACCTCTACGCACCGCGGGAAGAGGCGCGTGACCTGCTGAGCCTGCTGGCCGACGCGGACGTCGGCGCCTTCGACCAGACCATGCTGCTGGAGAACGAGTCGAAGAGCTCGATCGAGCGGGCGATCGAGTCGATGCTCCGGGCGGCCGGGCCGGAGGACCTGGTCCTGCTCTACTTCTCCGGCCACGGGGTGCGCAGCAGCAAACGGGGCCGGCTCTACCTGGCGGTCGCCAACACCGAGGTGGACCACCTCTCCTCGACGGCGGTGTCCGCGTCCTTCGTCCGGGAACTACTCGACGAGTCGGACGCCGCCAGCTCCGTGATCCTGCTGGACTGCTGTTACAGCGGCGCGTTCGAGGGGCACGGCCTGAAGACGACCGACGACCTGGCCATCGACGGCGAGCTGCGCACCGGCTACGGCCGCTACGTCATCACCGCTACCAACTCGGTGGAGCGGGCCGACGACGGCCGGCCGGCCTCGGAGACCACGTCGCGGCTGCGCTCGGCCTTCACCGAGACGATCATCCAGGGCCTGAGCACCGGCGCGGCCGACATCACCGGGCAGGGCCGCATCACCCCGGACGACCTGTGGCGGTACGTCCGGCTGGAACTGCCGAAGCGGACCTCCTCCCAGTCACCGTGCCAGTTCGGGCAGGCCAGCGACGAGGTGCACATCGCGCTGTCCCGGGAGGGGCACCACCGCCAGCGGCGCCGGCGGGACCAACGCGAACCGCGGCTCGGCGACCTGCTGGGTCCGCTGGAACCCGGTGGCGACGTGAAGCTCTGCGCCACCGACTGGCGGCGACGAGGGCTGCTGAAGGTGCCGATCGGTCAGGCGCAGCGGATCGACCAGCCGGCCGGTGAGCTGGTCTGGCTCGACCTGGCCGCCGCGGAGGGGCACCTGCTGCTCGTCGGCCGGACCGGCACCGGCAAGACCACGCTGTTGTGCTCCCTCATCGCCGGGCTGGCGCTCACCCACTCCGACCGGGAGGTCGCCTTCTACTGCCTGGAGTCGGGCGGAAACCTGCTCGGGCCGATGCGGCGGCTGCCGCACGTCCGCGCGGTGGTCGGCGACGACGAGGTCGGTGCGGTGCGCGCGCTGCTCGACCTGCTGGAACAGGAGGTCCTCGACCGCAAGCAGCTGTTCCGGCGGCACGAGCTGGAGTCGCCGGCCAGCCTGCGGGCCTGGCGGGCCGGCGTCGAGGCCAACCCCTATCCGGACGTGTTCCTGGTCGTCGACCGGTGGCAGGACTTCGCGACGCTGTTGCCCGACTTCGCCCCCCGGGTGGTGGACCTCGCGAACAAGGGGCTGGGCTACGGGCTGCACGTCGTGGTGCTCGAACGCAGCTGGCGGGTCATCCCGGAGGAGTTGCTGGAGCTGCCCCAGGCCCGGATCGAGACCCGGCTGTCGCAGCCGCACGAGTCGCGGGTCAACCCGGACCAGGCCGCCCGCCTGCCGATGAACGTGCCGGGCTGGGCCCTCTACGGCCGGCGCACCTTCCGGGTGGCGCTGCCCGACCTCACGGTCAGCGGGACCGATCCGGAGACGGAGATCGAGACCGAAGGTCGGCCGACGGGCGGGGCCCGGGCGATGGTGTCGGTGATCGCGGAGGCCTGGGGCATGCCCCGGGTCGACGCCGGCCGGATCGACGCTCGCCCCGACACGACCAGGGCGCTGGACGAGCCGTTGGCCGTCCTCGGCATCCCGGACTACGCCGCGTTGTGGAGCTTCGCGGGGCACCGGACCCCGCTCGGACCGGACTACCTGCGGGTGCCGATCGGCGTCGACGATGGCGGGGCGCCGGTGCTGCTCGACCTGAAGGAGTCGGCGCAGGACGGGATGGGGCCGCACGGGCTGCTCGTCGGCGCGACCGGCTCGGGCAAGAGCGAGCTGCTCCGTACGATCGTCGTGGCGCTCGCGGCGCGACACTCGTCGGCCGACCTCAACCTCGTCCTGATCGACTTCAAGGGCGGCGCCACCTTCAGTTCGCTGGAGGGACTGCCGCACACCAGCGCGGTCATCACCAACCTCGCCGACCAGCTCCCCCTGGTCGAGCGGACGCGCGAGGCGCTCGCCGGCGAGCTGGTCCGGCGGCAGGAGCTGCTGCGGACGGCCGGCAACTACGTCTCCCGGCTCGACTACGAGCGGGCCCGGGACGCCGGGGCGCCGCTGGCGCCGCTACCCAGCCTGCTGATCATCTGTGACGAGTTCAGCGAGCTGCTCGCCGCGCAACCCGACTTCATCGATCTCTTCGTGATGATCGGCCGGCTGGGCCGGTCGCTCGGCGTGCACCTGCTGCTGGCCACCCAGCGGCTGGAGGAGGGGCGGCTGCGCGGGCTGGACACCCACCTGTCGTACCGGATCGGCCTGCGTACCTTCTCCGCGTTCGAGAGCCGCACCGTGCTCGGCGTGCCGGACGCGTACGAGCTGCCCAACGCCCCCGGCCACGGCTACCTGAAGACGGGCGCCGCGATGACCCGGTTCCGGGCCACGTACGTCTCCGGTCCGCCGGCCCTCACCGGCGTCGACGCCGGCGCGACCGTGCCCCCGGAACTCGCCGGTCGCAGCCTGCTCCACGTCGTGGTGCACCAGTTGCGCGACGGCGGGCCGCCCGCGCACCAGATCTGGCTGCCGCCGCTGGCCGAGCCGCCCACCCTGGACGAGCTGCTGCCGCTGACCCGCAAGCCCGCCCGCGGCCTCACCTCGACCGTCGGCGCCGGGTCGCTGACCGCGCCGGTCGGCCTCGTCGACCGGCCGTACGAGCAGCGCCGCGACCCGTTGCTGGTCGACCTCGCCGGGGCCGGCGGCAACGTGGCCGTCGTCGGCGCCTCGCTCAGCGGCAAGAGCACCATGCTGCGCTCGCTGATCGCCTCGCTGGCGCTGACCCACACCCCGCGCGAGGTGCAGTTCTTCTGCCTCGACTTCGGCGGCGGCGCGCTGCGCAGCCTCGCGGCGCTGCCGCACGTCTCCGGGGTGGCCGGCCGCCGCGACACCGAGGCGGTGCGCCGCACGGTCGCCGAGGTGTTGGCGCTGCTCGACGGGCGGGAGGCCCGCTTCGCCGAGCAGGGTGTCGAGTCCATGGCCAGCTACCGCCAGCGGCGCGCGGCCGGCGAGTTCCCCGACGACCCGTTCGGCGACGTGTTCCTCGTCGTGGACGGCTGGAACATCCTGCGCCTGGAGTACGCCGAGCTCGAGGAGACCGTCACGCTCCTCGCCCAGCGCGGGCTCCAGTACGGCGTGCACGTGGTGCTCACCGCCATCCGCTGGTCGGAGCTGCGGCTCAGCATGCGCGACCTGCTCGGCACCAAGCTGGAGCTGCGGCTCGGTGATCCCAGCGAGTCGGAGTTCAACCGGCGGATCGCGGCGAACGTCCCGGAGGCGGCGCCGGGCCGCGGCCTGACCCGGGATCGGCTGCACTTCCTCACCGCCCTGTCCCGCCTCGACGGCAAGCACAGCGTCGACGACCTGGCCGAGGCGACGGCCACGCTGGCGGACCAGGTCGCCGAGGCCTGGCCGGGCCGGTCCGCACCGCCGGTGCGGATGCTGCCGCGCCGCCTCACCCGGGCGGAGTTGAACGAGGTGAGCGACCCGTCCGCCGCGGGCCTGCCGATCGGCGTCGACGAGGCCTCGCTCGCGCCGGTCTACCTCGACCTGGACAGCGACCCGCACCTGACCGTGTTCGGCGACGCGGAGTGCGGCAAGAGCAACCTGCTCCGGCTGGTCGCCCAACAGCTGGTGGCACGCCGCACGCCGGCCGAGGCCCGGCTGGTGGTCGCCGACTACCGCCGCAGCCTGCTCGGCGCCGTGCCCGCCGAGCACCTCCTCGAGTACGCACCGTCCAACCAGGGCTTCGCCCAGGCGCTCGCCTCGATCCGGGAGGCCATGACGAACCGGCTGCCCGGCCCGGACGTCACGACGGAGCAGCTACGGACCCGTAGCTGGTGGCGGGGGCCGGAACTGTTCATCCTGGTGGACGACTACGACCTGGTGGCGTCGGCGGGCAACAACCCGCTCAGCGTGCTGCACGATCTGCTGCCCCAGGCCCGCGACATCGGTCTGCACCTGATCCTCGCCCGCCGGGTCGGCGGCCTCGCCCGGGCGCTCTACGAGCCGGTGCTCCAGCGGCTGCGCGAACTGGATTCACCCGGGCTGCTGATGTCGGGCCACCGCGAGGAGGGGCAGGTGCTGGGCAACCTCCGGCCGCAGCCGATGCCACCCGGTCGTGGCACGCTGGTACGCCGCCGCGACGGTGCCCGGCTCATCCAGACCGCCCTCGCCGAGTCCTGA
- a CDS encoding molybdopterin-dependent oxidoreductase, producing the protein MSTDSGSPPGGAPVTPEPDRAAYGFPRRWWRFLARHSPPGAATVAGRWRSPLRGPWLTSVFGAVLLVTLPLLIVTGLLDHAAYSPQFGQAFPRDVGWLRLPPFDWPTRPSWLFRLTQGLHVTLGIMLVPVVLAKLWSVIPKLFDWPPARSVAQVLERLSLLLLVGGILFQFATGLLNIQYAYLFGFDFYTAHYYGAWVFTAALVAHVGLKLPRLVSALRSRPPRRELATPRAGTRPEPPDPDALVPVHPGAATISRRGALALVGGLSLLLGALTVGQSLDGAWRRTALLLPRGREPGGGPNGFPVNRTAAAAGVRDDDTGEGWRVTLRAGGRTVALDRAALLALPQHTARLPIACVEGWSTLQTWTGVRLRDLAALAGAGDLNSAHVRSLERAGLFNQATLQANQVLDGDSLLALTVNGADLSPDHGFPARIIVPALPGVHCTKWVSEIEFRTRGDG; encoded by the coding sequence GTGAGCACCGACAGCGGTTCCCCGCCCGGCGGCGCCCCGGTCACGCCGGAGCCCGACCGGGCGGCGTACGGCTTTCCCCGGCGGTGGTGGCGGTTCCTGGCGCGGCATTCCCCACCAGGCGCCGCGACGGTGGCCGGCCGCTGGCGCAGCCCGCTGCGCGGCCCCTGGCTGACCAGCGTGTTCGGGGCGGTATTGCTGGTCACCCTGCCGTTGCTGATCGTCACCGGGCTGCTCGACCACGCCGCCTACAGCCCGCAGTTCGGTCAGGCGTTCCCCCGCGACGTGGGCTGGCTGCGGCTACCGCCGTTCGACTGGCCGACCCGCCCGTCCTGGCTGTTCCGGCTCACCCAGGGGCTGCACGTGACGCTCGGCATCATGCTGGTCCCGGTGGTGCTGGCGAAGCTCTGGTCGGTCATCCCGAAGCTGTTCGACTGGCCGCCGGCCCGCTCGGTCGCGCAGGTGCTGGAGCGACTGTCGCTGCTCCTGCTGGTCGGCGGCATCCTGTTCCAGTTCGCCACCGGGCTGCTGAACATCCAGTACGCGTACCTGTTCGGGTTCGACTTCTACACCGCGCACTACTACGGCGCCTGGGTGTTCACCGCGGCGCTGGTCGCGCACGTGGGCTTGAAGCTGCCGCGGCTGGTCTCCGCGCTGCGGTCCCGCCCGCCCCGCCGCGAGCTGGCCACCCCGCGGGCCGGCACCCGCCCCGAGCCGCCGGACCCGGACGCTCTGGTGCCCGTCCACCCCGGGGCGGCGACGATCAGCCGGCGCGGCGCCCTCGCCCTGGTCGGCGGGCTGTCCCTGCTGCTGGGCGCACTCACCGTCGGGCAGAGTCTGGACGGGGCGTGGCGTCGCACGGCCCTGCTGCTGCCCCGCGGCCGCGAGCCCGGTGGCGGACCGAACGGCTTCCCGGTCAACCGCACCGCTGCCGCCGCCGGCGTCCGGGACGACGACACCGGCGAAGGGTGGCGGGTGACGCTGCGGGCCGGCGGGCGGACGGTCGCCCTGGACCGCGCGGCGTTGCTGGCCCTGCCCCAGCACACCGCCCGGCTGCCGATCGCCTGCGTGGAGGGCTGGTCCACCCTGCAGACCTGGACCGGCGTCCGGCTGCGCGACCTCGCCGCGCTCGCCGGGGCGGGCGACCTCAACTCGGCGCACGTCCGCTCGCTGGAGCGGGCCGGGCTGTTCAACCAGGCGACGCTGCAGGCCAACCAGGTGCTCGACGGCGACTCGCTGCTCGCGCTGACCGTCAACGGGGCGGACCTCTCCCCCGACCACGGCTTCCCGGCGCGGATCATCGTCCCCGCGCTGCCCGGCGTGCACTGCACGAAGTGGGTCAGCGAGATCGAGTTCCGGACGCGTGGCGATGGCTGA
- a CDS encoding NAD-dependent epimerase/dehydratase family protein, translated as MRVLVTGAAGFIGSQVVDLLTGAGHEVVALDALLPQAHGAELPEWSRPHAPVVGDVRDPDLLDRLLPGVDAVCHQAAMVGHGLDPSDAPAYASHNDYGTAVLLAAMHRAGVRRLVLASSMVVYGEGRYECPSHGVVRPAPRRPADLAAGRYDPTCPRCADPLTSLLVPEDAPLEPRSTYAASKLAQEHLAGAWARQTDGQVWALRYHNVYGPRMPRDTPYAGVASIFRSALADGRPPTVLEDGRQRRDFVHVTDVARANLLALATAPSEPLTAVNVCSGEPRTVGELAATLATAMGGPAPMVVGGARPADVRHVVADPTRAADLLGFTARVRFADGVAAFATDPLREPAALPA; from the coding sequence ATGCGGGTACTGGTCACCGGCGCGGCCGGGTTCATCGGGTCCCAGGTCGTCGACCTGCTCACCGGCGCGGGGCACGAGGTGGTGGCGCTGGACGCGCTGCTGCCTCAGGCGCACGGCGCCGAGCTGCCGGAGTGGAGCCGCCCGCACGCCCCGGTGGTCGGCGACGTCCGCGACCCCGACCTGCTCGACCGGTTGCTGCCCGGGGTCGACGCGGTCTGCCACCAGGCAGCCATGGTCGGCCACGGGCTGGACCCGTCCGACGCCCCGGCGTACGCGAGCCACAACGACTACGGCACGGCGGTGCTGCTGGCCGCCATGCACCGCGCCGGCGTGCGCCGGCTGGTGCTGGCCAGCTCGATGGTGGTCTACGGCGAGGGCCGCTACGAGTGCCCCAGCCACGGTGTCGTCCGTCCCGCCCCGCGCCGCCCCGCCGACCTGGCCGCCGGCCGCTACGACCCGACGTGCCCGCGCTGCGCCGACCCGCTGACGTCGCTGCTGGTGCCCGAGGACGCGCCCCTGGAACCGCGCAGCACGTACGCGGCCAGCAAGCTCGCCCAGGAGCACCTGGCCGGCGCCTGGGCCCGGCAGACCGACGGGCAGGTGTGGGCGCTGCGGTACCACAACGTCTACGGCCCACGCATGCCGCGCGACACCCCGTACGCCGGGGTGGCCTCGATCTTCCGGTCCGCGTTGGCCGACGGCCGGCCCCCCACCGTGCTGGAGGACGGCCGGCAGCGGCGGGACTTCGTGCACGTCACCGACGTGGCGCGGGCCAACCTGCTCGCGCTGGCCACGGCGCCCTCGGAGCCCCTCACGGCGGTCAACGTCTGTTCCGGGGAGCCGCGCACCGTCGGCGAGCTGGCCGCCACCCTGGCCACCGCGATGGGCGGACCGGCCCCGATGGTGGTCGGCGGCGCCCGCCCGGCCGACGTCCGGCACGTGGTCGCCGACCCGACCCGCGCGGCCGACCTGCTCGGCTTCACCGCCCGGGTCCGGTTCGCCGACGGCGTGGCGGCCTTCGCCACCGACCCGCTGCGCGAGCCGGCGGCCCTGCCCGCCTGA